A single window of Chitinophagales bacterium DNA harbors:
- the lepB gene encoding signal peptidase I, whose translation MTEQTNGNTSAEDAKVRKPKSTKREIIELLIIALVIVPLINIFLLQSYAIPTSSMESEMLVGDKLFVSKIHYGPRVPMTPVALPYVHNSIFGMQSYTEAVSLPYYRLPGISTLTNNNIVVFNYPGDDPGGSQDHPVDKRTNYVKRCVAIAGDSLKIVDGEVYINGSLLERPERSQFMYRVVLDSPAGLSKRVKKELGIREIQSDGSNSGIYAMHLTDKAAEELKKMKIVVDIEKIIHPKGRIIEGRIFGNDTTKNWNRDNYGPIYLPKAGGKVKITPENHTLYDKAIKVYENNPSYKFENGQAYMNGSPIEDYEFKMNYYFMMGDNRHHSLDSRYWGFVPEDHIVGKPVFVWLSTESNGTWSEWIRWDKSFRTVH comes from the coding sequence ATGACTGAACAAACCAATGGAAATACCTCTGCGGAGGATGCCAAAGTGAGAAAACCGAAATCAACCAAACGGGAAATCATTGAATTGTTGATTATTGCTTTGGTGATTGTGCCGCTTATCAACATTTTTTTACTTCAATCTTACGCCATTCCTACTTCTTCGATGGAATCGGAAATGCTCGTAGGAGATAAATTGTTTGTGAGCAAGATTCATTATGGCCCTCGTGTGCCGATGACTCCTGTGGCACTACCTTATGTTCACAATTCTATTTTTGGGATGCAATCCTATACTGAAGCGGTAAGTCTTCCTTACTACCGTTTGCCAGGCATTTCTACACTGACCAACAACAATATCGTAGTGTTTAACTATCCAGGTGACGATCCTGGTGGCTCACAAGATCATCCTGTGGATAAGCGTACAAATTATGTAAAACGCTGCGTGGCGATTGCAGGCGATTCCTTGAAGATTGTGGATGGGGAGGTCTATATCAACGGTAGTTTGTTGGAGCGTCCTGAAAGGTCACAGTTTATGTATCGAGTGGTGTTGGACAGTCCAGCAGGATTGAGCAAAAGGGTCAAAAAAGAATTGGGCATCAGAGAGATACAGTCAGACGGTAGTAATTCGGGCATTTATGCGATGCACCTCACTGATAAAGCTGCTGAGGAATTGAAGAAAATGAAGATTGTGGTAGATATCGAAAAAATAATTCACCCTAAAGGTCGAATTATTGAAGGACGAATATTTGGCAATGACACGACCAAAAACTGGAATCGTGACAATTATGGTCCGATTTATCTCCCTAAAGCAGGCGGGAAGGTGAAAATTACCCCTGAAAATCATACACTCTATGATAAGGCGATTAAGGTGTATGAAAACAATCCGTCTTACAAATTTGAGAATGGTCAGGCGTATATGAATGGCAGTCCAATAGAGGATTATGAGTTTAAGATGAATTATTATTTTATGATGGGTGACAACCGCCATCATTCTTTGGACTCTCGCTATTGGGGTTTTGTGCCTGAGGATCACATTGTCGGTAAGCCTGTTTTCGTGTGGCTTTCTACTGAATCAAATGGCACTTGGTCGGAGTGGATTCGTTGGGATAAGTCGTTCAGAACAGTGCATTGA
- a CDS encoding aspartyl protease family protein: protein MKKIIYTIFCYSIGILLASYTTVNNAQTPTSKTDADQHIGFRFTEKGRSVKIPIKTYHNLILIPIRINHSAEMNFILDTGVKTTIFTEPALAQFLSLGKTRKINIIGLGEGNAIEASVASNLDISLPGGIEGKGMSMVVLPENTISFSSMFGQPVYGIIGYEMFKQFVIEIDYYNSYIRLHKPNKYSTPKGSTVIPIQIELTKPYIETMVVAENGTEKTRLLIDTGASQAVSLWHGDVQMPVKTIDAYLGQGLSGNIFGRLGRIKGFKIGEFYFEDVVAAYPEAESLKMVSNPGAWQGNLGAAILKRFSVTFDYGNSRIILRKNADFKKPFTYNISGIELVAQGPNYKEYVINHVREGSPAKEAGVAVGDILLSVNNFNTLDSNIGEIYGRINRKAGKKVCLKILRGGETSKICMKIKEQL, encoded by the coding sequence ATGAAAAAAATTATATACACAATATTTTGTTATTCTATCGGAATCCTATTGGCTTCCTATACTACTGTCAACAATGCTCAAACACCTACTTCTAAAACAGATGCAGACCAACATATTGGCTTCCGATTTACCGAGAAAGGTAGATCTGTCAAAATTCCCATCAAAACCTATCACAACCTCATTTTAATCCCTATTCGCATCAATCATTCGGCTGAAATGAATTTCATCTTAGATACAGGTGTTAAAACTACGATTTTCACAGAACCTGCACTTGCTCAATTTTTATCATTGGGAAAAACTCGAAAAATAAATATCATCGGGTTAGGTGAAGGCAATGCAATTGAAGCATCTGTAGCCTCCAACTTAGACATCTCTCTTCCAGGAGGAATTGAAGGAAAAGGCATGAGTATGGTCGTTCTTCCTGAAAACACCATTTCTTTTTCTTCAATGTTTGGGCAACCCGTCTATGGCATTATTGGCTACGAAATGTTCAAACAATTTGTCATTGAAATAGATTATTACAACAGTTACATTCGTTTACACAAACCCAATAAATACAGTACTCCAAAAGGTAGTACCGTTATTCCCATTCAAATCGAACTCACCAAACCATATATTGAAACGATGGTGGTAGCTGAAAATGGCACTGAAAAAACACGCTTGCTGATTGATACTGGCGCAAGCCAAGCAGTTTCGTTGTGGCATGGAGATGTGCAAATGCCTGTCAAAACCATTGATGCTTATTTGGGTCAGGGTTTGAGTGGCAACATTTTTGGAAGACTGGGACGTATCAAAGGTTTTAAGATTGGAGAGTTTTATTTTGAAGATGTTGTTGCAGCCTATCCCGAAGCTGAGTCTCTAAAAATGGTGAGCAATCCCGGTGCTTGGCAGGGCAATCTGGGTGCAGCTATTTTAAAGCGTTTCTCTGTGACTTTTGACTATGGCAACAGCCGTATCATTCTCCGTAAAAATGCCGATTTCAAAAAACCTTTCACTTACAATATCAGCGGTATAGAGTTAGTGGCTCAAGGACCTAATTACAAAGAATATGTTATCAATCATGTGCGAGAAGGTTCTCCTGCTAAGGAAGCAGGTGTAGCTGTAGGCGACATCTTGTTATCTGTAAACAACTTTAATACACTCGACTCCAATATTGGAGAAATATATGGCCGTATCAACCGAAAGGCGGGTAAAAAAGTGTGTTTGAAGATTTTGAGAGGTGGAGAAACATCAAAAATATGCATGAAAATTAAAGAGCAACTGTAG
- a CDS encoding GNAT family N-acetyltransferase, producing the protein MQILKATILHLDDLVPMFDDYRQSYRMSSNIKAGNQFLTERLQKQDSEIYIAVADTNEIAGFIQLYPLFSSLRMRKVWILNDLYVKVAFRGEGVARKLVARAKELSVYSRSAGLLVETQKTNEVANSMYPRLGFQMYRSFNSYFWENKLASKEIEQLNI; encoded by the coding sequence ATGCAAATCCTAAAAGCAACTATCTTACATTTAGATGATTTAGTGCCTATGTTTGATGATTATCGTCAATCATATAGAATGTCCTCCAATATCAAGGCTGGCAACCAATTTTTGACAGAAAGACTTCAAAAACAGGATTCCGAGATTTACATTGCTGTTGCAGATACCAATGAAATCGCTGGGTTTATTCAACTATATCCTTTGTTTTCTTCATTGCGAATGAGAAAGGTTTGGATATTGAATGATCTATATGTTAAAGTAGCTTTTAGGGGGGAAGGGGTTGCACGTAAGTTGGTTGCACGTGCAAAGGAGTTGTCTGTTTATTCACGTTCGGCAGGTCTTTTGGTAGAAACACAAAAGACAAATGAGGTAGCTAACAGCATGTATCCTAGATTGGGTTTTCAAATGTACCGTTCTTTTAATTCTTATTTTTGGGAAAATAAATTAGCCAGTAAGGAAATAGAACAACTCAATATTTAA
- a CDS encoding CotH kinase family protein, with translation MKHFSLRLIVSLLIFASLFSISAYWFYPISNKISDCKQDTYEKENPVFADNSLARIDLFMSVTDLELIFEDLTSNKEYPAMFVYSKDDTRDTVRRVGFKLEGMSASNRNITKKSFEVVFNSFNKGSNFYGLNRLKLRGQQKDPTMMRAKLAADLFNEMNVATPKANHVQVYINGAYYGLYLNVESVDERFLADNFGSKNGNLYEASANASLGYLGVEANRYKTVQDGKRVYRLKTNASRDDYSDLANFINRLHLSSDEEFQETIERVFDVDMFLRTMVVDIFIGNWEGYSYNIGNYYLYHNPRTDKFEYIPHQFENTFGIDEFSEDWAIRNMYAWTPKDKFVPLHERILKVPDFHNRFSYYMSKLVKKYANPASLGAAIDCRKSMIQEAAKLDQYRTEDYGYTLQKFNASYDKALEGHVKYGLKEYIEKRYNSIVEQLDLVNINPIVFDAYYDPARPRNTESLTILSVIEDEAKEKPTVALHYKCNNASWQILEMHDNGQSNDKEANDDIFATSFMPEPNARTVEYYIEAVDVTGLISRFPEDGTKTIQMRIGPKLYINEWMASNDSVVANPAGGYGSWIEIYNGDEKSIWLGDFFLTNDFRNTRKWTLPSQTLMPNEFMMVWMDGKTSEGSDHAPFDFDPNLKQVGIFGPSSLNYAVIDTLSFKEVLSNASYGFREDGKGKQTILNRSTPGYPNRLSTVSNYIGLVKSVKIDTIYPNPFTDIATFGFSTEKPIFVKATIYNIKGERIVDLTKRQYSKGSHKIAWSISETQKESGVRTFVLVLFVKDELGNEFSPTMERFYWSGD, from the coding sequence ATGAAACATTTCTCGTTGAGACTAATAGTATCTTTATTGATTTTTGCAAGCCTATTCAGTATTTCTGCTTACTGGTTTTATCCAATTTCCAACAAAATTAGTGATTGTAAACAAGACACTTATGAAAAAGAGAATCCTGTTTTTGCTGATAATTCGTTGGCACGAATAGATTTGTTCATGTCGGTAACAGATTTGGAGCTAATATTTGAAGATCTCACCAGTAATAAAGAATATCCTGCAATGTTTGTTTATAGCAAAGACGATACAAGAGATACGGTTCGTAGGGTTGGCTTCAAATTGGAAGGAATGAGTGCTTCTAACCGCAATATCACCAAGAAATCCTTTGAAGTAGTTTTCAATAGTTTTAACAAAGGAAGTAACTTTTATGGTTTGAACCGGTTGAAACTGAGAGGGCAACAAAAGGATCCCACCATGATGCGTGCAAAATTGGCAGCGGATTTATTTAATGAAATGAATGTTGCTACTCCAAAGGCGAATCATGTTCAAGTTTATATCAATGGAGCGTATTATGGTCTTTATCTGAATGTAGAATCGGTAGATGAACGGTTTTTGGCGGATAATTTTGGTAGTAAAAACGGGAATTTATATGAGGCTAGTGCGAATGCGAGTTTGGGTTATTTAGGCGTTGAAGCTAATCGCTACAAAACAGTGCAAGATGGCAAACGGGTTTATCGTTTGAAAACCAACGCAAGCAGAGATGACTATAGTGATTTGGCTAATTTTATCAATCGACTTCATTTAAGTTCTGATGAAGAATTTCAAGAAACGATTGAAAGGGTATTTGATGTAGATATGTTTTTAAGGACAATGGTGGTGGATATTTTTATTGGTAATTGGGAAGGATATTCTTACAATATAGGAAATTACTATTTATACCACAATCCAAGAACAGATAAGTTTGAATACATTCCTCATCAGTTTGAAAATACTTTTGGCATTGATGAATTTTCTGAAGATTGGGCAATTAGGAATATGTATGCTTGGACTCCCAAAGATAAGTTTGTGCCATTACATGAACGGATTTTGAAAGTACCTGATTTTCACAATCGATTTTCGTATTATATGAGTAAACTGGTGAAAAAATATGCAAATCCTGCTTCTTTAGGAGCAGCGATTGATTGTAGAAAATCAATGATTCAAGAGGCTGCAAAATTGGATCAATACCGAACTGAAGATTATGGCTATACCTTGCAAAAATTCAATGCTTCGTATGACAAGGCATTGGAGGGGCATGTCAAATATGGATTGAAGGAATATATCGAAAAACGCTACAATAGTATTGTAGAACAGTTGGATTTGGTGAACATTAACCCGATTGTGTTTGATGCTTATTATGACCCTGCCCGTCCTCGAAACACGGAGTCACTTACAATACTGAGCGTTATTGAAGATGAGGCCAAAGAAAAACCAACTGTTGCACTTCATTATAAATGCAACAATGCAAGTTGGCAAATATTGGAGATGCATGACAATGGTCAAAGTAATGATAAAGAAGCGAATGATGATATTTTTGCGACAAGTTTTATGCCAGAGCCAAATGCTCGAACTGTAGAATATTATATTGAAGCTGTAGATGTTACAGGTTTGATAAGTCGCTTTCCTGAGGATGGAACGAAAACTATTCAAATGCGGATTGGGCCTAAATTGTATATAAATGAATGGATGGCTAGCAATGATTCAGTAGTCGCAAATCCCGCAGGCGGATATGGGTCTTGGATAGAAATCTACAATGGTGATGAGAAATCGATATGGTTGGGCGATTTTTTTCTTACCAACGATTTCCGAAATACTCGAAAGTGGACTTTGCCTTCTCAAACATTGATGCCTAATGAGTTTATGATGGTATGGATGGATGGAAAAACGAGTGAAGGGTCAGACCATGCGCCATTCGATTTTGACCCCAATCTCAAACAAGTGGGAATATTCGGGCCTTCATCTTTGAATTATGCAGTGATTGACACACTTTCTTTCAAAGAAGTATTATCCAATGCGTCCTATGGATTTAGAGAAGATGGAAAAGGAAAGCAAACGATTTTGAATCGAAGTACTCCAGGGTATCCCAATCGTTTATCAACTGTTTCGAACTACATAGGGCTTGTCAAAAGCGTAAAAATTGACACTATTTATCCCAATCCTTTTACCGATATTGCTACCTTTGGATTTAGTACAGAAAAACCAATTTTTGTAAAAGCAACTATTTACAATATAAAAGGTGAACGAATAGTAGATTTGACCAAACGCCAATACTCTAAGGGTAGCCATAAAATAGCCTGGAGTATATCAGAAACGCAGAAAGAATCAGGAGTTCGCACGTTTGTTTTGGTTTTGTTTGTTAAAGATGAACTGGGGAATGAATTTTCACCTACTATGGAAAGGTTTTATTGGTCGGGAGATTAG
- a CDS encoding DUF697 domain-containing protein gives MQGKREQAQKIISKHTYIAIGTGLIPIPVIDIAVLSVVQANMISELCDAYRVSYEKSIDKVLFTSVAGGAMPKLAASFVKAIPGIGTLIGGLVRAGFSAASTYAIGEVFVRHFEEGGNMQNFNFYLFQDFYHEVLEKGMAYVEETRKKSNGGDYKMYEINNEVTEELKRLNELLDKGEITEEEFSHLTDQLLDSL, from the coding sequence ATGCAAGGTAAAAGAGAACAGGCTCAAAAAATTATTTCAAAACATACCTATATTGCTATTGGAACTGGATTGATTCCTATTCCTGTGATAGATATAGCAGTTTTGAGTGTGGTACAGGCTAATATGATTAGCGAATTATGTGATGCTTATAGGGTTTCTTATGAAAAATCCATAGACAAGGTGCTGTTTACTTCTGTTGCAGGAGGGGCAATGCCCAAATTGGCGGCCTCTTTTGTGAAGGCAATCCCTGGAATAGGTACATTGATAGGTGGTCTTGTTCGGGCGGGTTTTTCTGCAGCAAGCACTTATGCGATTGGAGAAGTTTTTGTGCGCCATTTTGAAGAAGGCGGGAATATGCAAAACTTCAACTTTTACCTTTTTCAAGATTTCTACCACGAAGTGTTGGAAAAAGGGATGGCCTATGTCGAGGAAACCCGCAAAAAATCAAATGGCGGTGATTACAAAATGTATGAAATCAACAATGAGGTGACTGAAGAACTTAAGCGTCTCAATGAATTACTCGACAAAGGCGAAATCACAGAAGAAGAGTTCAGCCATCTCACCGATCAATTGTTGGATTCTTTGTAA